The region ccacctccaaaaagaattaggatcataagtgctttagttttcggtcccgctatctacactaactaacacacaaacaccacacacacacacacattacaaaaatatgggagttgatctATAtctaaatctgaaaatattggttagtagttaccagaaatcgcggctaagcagttcatttaaatgagccgccaagcttcgtttggaactattcgggggctacatgaaccacgtgaccctctcgcgttctgacccctcattgatgcAACTCTCTCCTTCTAGGGCTCTGGGTAGAGCGTGCATGACAGGTGGGTCTACCACCGCAGTTACACTTCTGAGAAATTTATTGAATTTTCAGAGATTTTTATATTAAAAACAAAACCTAATGTGTTAGAAAGTGCACAAGAGGGTCAATCCACGACAAttacatttttgaaaaaaaaaagttgttcaaTGAATATACTCACACAAAACCAAGTGTGTTAGGAAGTGCAACACAGGAGGGTCAATCTACGATCTATTgatttttcagaatcagaatcgtgtttattggccgtgtaggtttgcacatatacggaatttgactccggtttcttggctctctcagtgtacttaacatagaataacaacactacaacacaacagtctgcAGATTTATAcacaggattgacttatacaggcaaaatacaATAAGGtggtaaggtgcaatggtgcagagaatatatcagagatgctgaaacagatgtcagcaggttacttacatacatgcctgaggtagatggacatgacagagtgtaccagtatatgtacaatatacagtacagtatacaacatgtacagtacagtatatacaacatggttggagtaTTTGACAGTTTtatgtgttcatttgaatgacagcccgtggagaGAAACTTTTTAtagctggttgttttggggtacagtcctctgtagcgcctgccagacgggaggagttggaacaggttgtgaccagggtgtgatggtctgcagtaatgttgtCTGCCCATTTCCCGAGtgtggaggtgtataagtcctgaatggagggcaggttggcaccaatgattttctctgcagcctTAATTGTCTGCTgtggtctgtccctgtcctgtttggagccgatccaaaccagacagtgatggatgtgcagagactGGATTGTtgcggtgtagaactgaatcagcagttcccgaggcaggttgaatttcttgagttggtggagaaagtacatcctctgctgggcctttttgacgaTATATATTATAACATGTATGTAATATATAAACATATTACAATAAAATCAATAGCTACCTGTATATAGGGCCCACTCATAAAAAACCCAAGTGTCTTAAAAAGTGCACAACAGGAGGGTCAATCTATGGCAATTACATGTTTGGAAAAAAccgttttgtttatttatttttttaaatataaatTGTTATATTACAAAAAATTCAAAATTGAAATAGAACTTTTGATTAAATTGAGACAGAACCCATAATTGATAACCAGAAAATTAGCAGCTAATAGAAGTTACCTGAGGTGAATGCAGGATTAAAAATACATGttttgactactactactactagtacttcggctgctcccgttaggggtcgccacagcggatcatccgtttccatctcttaagAAGACATGTTTGAGTAAACGCTGAAATTTGCTGTTGGAAGTGGCTGTTCTCAGTTCCAGTGGGATATCATACTAGATGCATATAAATGGATTCTTTATTGTCCTACAAGTAGTGCTGCAACTAACGACAATTTTGACAGTCGACTAGTCGTCGATTATCGAAACGATTAATCGACTAGTCGGATAATGAATTGCACAAAACAATAGCTCGTGTCACTGACCATCATGTGTAGCAGTGACTCGGTGAGGGCAGTCGCGTGCTGCGGTGTACACGTCTGCTTCTTCTGCATGCAGCCGTCCATGGTACCTTCACTCTTCTTCGGAGTCGGACTGCAATACATTTGATTAAGAAATACACTTGTCAGGCAGAAGGGGAACATGACTCTTTTAAACTCTTAGAATCCCACATGCTGGTATAGACAGAGTTGACTTGGCTTTATGTTAACGTTAAAAGCCAAGCCAACTCCGTCTCTACatagctacctagctagctaacaagctaactgTCTTACCGAGGCGTGCCCGCGTTGTCCAGATGTCCAGCGTGCCTCCTCTTCACATGCTCGTGCATTACGGACGTGCTCCCATGATAAGCGAGGCAACCTTACACATCTGGCAGGCCATCCTTTTCTCTGCCACGTTGAGGGTGAAATGCTCCCACACTTGACATGTTTAAGGACGCAATGGTGTTCATCGGCCGCCGCCATTTTGCTGCTTTGTTTACTTGTCCTGTCGCTtccgcgttattatgaaacccactgcttttctgggcaagacacgccctgtgtagcgttcaagcgctaggattggccaggcgtccaagcgctaggattggccaggcgtccaagagctaggattggccaggattgtttttttgtgattgaatacacttttCCACACGTTTTGTGTGCCCTTATTAAAGGAAGTCATTTTTTCTCTATTCAGTAGTTGGCTGATGGCGATAACCACTACTTGTTAATAAGGGCACACAAAACGTGTGGaaaagtgtattcaatcacaaaaaaaacaaacacggttTGCGTCAGAGGTGGTCAAAGATCTCAAATCCTCCATTCATTTTAATAGTGAGTAGGCTCGTGGGCGTGCCTAGCGCAAgcagggacgcctggccaatcctaacGCATGGACgcttggccaatcctagcgcaaGAATGGACGCCCGGCCAATCCTAGcgcatggacgcctggccaatcctagcgcttgaatgctagacagggcgtgtcttgcccagaaaagcagtgggtttcataataacgcgtcacttctgcgcatgtgcaccTCTCAGAGCGCTGGAAAGGAAGTGAGACGCCTCCCTCCTTAGCTACTTACTTCCATCAGCAGCTCCGGTGAAGCGATGTTGAGTTCAGTTCCACGGCGTGAAACACATGCGCGATGACGTAACTGACGAATTGTCGACTATTGAATTCGTTGGCAACTAATTTTGTCATCGATTTTTGTCGATTAATCGTTGCACCCCTACCTGCAAGAGAAAATGTGTTGCCACAACCTGTATGCCAAAATATATGTTCATCTCCAAACATCAAAATAGAAATTAATCACATCAGAATACAATTTCAATTTCATGCTACATACTtgggcagcgcagtggttagcacggtcgcctcacagcaagaaggtcctgggttcgagccccggggtagtccaaccttgggggtcgtcccgggtcgtcctctgtgtggagtttgcatgttctccctgtgtctgcgtgggtttcctcccacagtccaaagacatgtaggtcaggtgagtcggccgtactacgttgtccctaggtgtgaatgtgtgtgggtgtgtatgtatgtgtgtgtgggccctgtgtgatggtctggcagcctgtccagggtgtctccccgcctgccgcccaatgactgctgggataggctccagcatccccgcaaccctgagagcaggataagcggttcggataatggatggactacaTACTTCCAGTACATATATTAATTAATACTTCCATACAGTTGGACAGGGTTACATAAGTACTACCACATACTGTGTACAAACGTGTATTACATTCAATGGGATATGGGTACGCACATGAACAGGGACTGTCACAGGGGTACTTATATACAAATATATTATATAGGATTATTATATAAATGTTATGTGGTCTTGTAATAGCCACAAATTGTGCAAGCTGTTTCCCAACTCTAAACGGCAtatgtaaaagcagaattaaaatggGTATTGTTAACAGTGCTGTTTTGAAAACTTTCTCAGTGTGGACAACAGTGAGTACATGCGCAATGGCGACTTCCTACCCACAAGACTGCAGGCCCAGCAGGACGCCGTCAACATCGTCTGTCACTCCAAGACACGCAGCAACCCTGAAAACAACGTGGGCCTCATCACTATGGCCAAGTAAGCAGCGGTGTGCTTTATTACACATGCTGAAAGACCGCGCGTGATATACGAAAGAAAATAAATTATGATTTCTTTTTCTTACTCGGCAGCAATTGTGAGGTGCTGACAACATTGACTCCAGACACGGGAAGGATATTATCGAAACTGCATGCGGTCCAACCACGGGGGAACATAAGCTTCTGCACAGGCATCAGGGTAGCACATGTAAGTGATTATGGCCAAAGATGCAAACTGCAGCACTATTCGGCTGGTTCCACAAGTTCAGATTGAATCACAGCTGGAGACACCAGAGGtcagtaggctccagcatccccgcgaccctgagagcaggataagcggtttggataatggatggacggatagattAAATCTCGTTCCTCTAGcgtagtgtttcccaacccagtcctcaaggaccccctatcctgcagattttctttgcaaccccgaATAGGTACTTGTTTGTAGTTATTTAACCAATCAGCAataaattatgtcagatgttgcacaccttgcatagttaagtgctatgagatgattggttgagtaagtacaagcagggctacctatgcagggtgaaaatctgcaggatagggggtccttgaggactgggttgggaaacactgcagtGGATAGACCCTCCAGAAGTACTCTTTTGATTTGGTTCATATGATATATGTCGTTTCTATTGAGTGTATGAAAGAAGGACTTCAGGCTTGGAATTGTAGCTCAGCTTGACAAGAGCTGTTGTCCTTGCTAGTGTGAATAGCATGCATTACCAGTGACACTGGTGTTTGCATAATAAGAGATGTACAGCCCGTGTAAAGTGGTAATAGAATTTATGAATTAACTCTATTTAATTGTCTGACTCTTTCCCCGTGTTTCCGTCCTCTGTAGCTGGCTTTGAAGCACAGACAGGGGAAAAACCACAAGATGCGCATTATCGCATTTGTTGGCAGTCCAGTGGAGGACAACGAAAAAGACGTAAGCTGGGTTTCTACATAGATTCTTGTGTTGTTCTGCTTACTGTTAAAAGTTACGCCCTACTAAAGCCCGACTGGAACCGACATTTCGACTCTGGTACTAAATGTCATAGAAAAACTTGAGTACCGGCCTCCAAAATATCTCATCTGCGAGCAGCGATGCCCTCATCATTTTCTCATGAGATTACGTCTCGCCATGCTCTCAGACAGAAACCACGATCAAGGGTTACGCTGGACGTAGAGATAATCGTCATGTCATTGCTATACTCAAACATCCGTCTTGTAATTATTTTAAACAACAACTGCAACATTCTGTGCTCTCTTGTGCATCTTGTGTCATTACCAGTTACATTACACGACGTTACTAGTGAGGTTATTTTATAGGAAGCTACTGTTACGAGATATGTGACACATTGTTACCCGCTGGTTGAGTCGTTGCATTAGTGTCTCGGTCACGCTCTGATGTAATGACGCCGAACTGTCTTTCATCAGCTGGTCAAAATGGCAAAGCGTCTTAAGAAAGAAAAAGTCAGCGTGGACATCATTAACTTTGGAGAGGAGGTATGTTTATCCCACGTCTCCCCGCAGCTAACTGTGTGCATGTCCTTTGTGCTCTGTTGAAGAGTTTTTTGTTCCttgtctctgctgctgctgctgctgcctgcctCGTGGGTgaatccttctctccttcctccccgcAGGCCACGAACACAGAAAAGCTGACTATGTTCATCAACACTCTGAATGGGAAAGAGGGAGCGGGCTCCCACTTAGTCACAGTCCCTCCAGGCCCCAGTCTGGCTGACGCGCTGCTGTCCTCACCCATCCTGGCTGGGGAAGGTGGCGCAATGCTAGGCCTGGGTGCCAGCGACTTTGAGTTCGGAGTGGATCCCAGCGCGGACCCCGAACTGGCTTTggtaagagaggagaggaaagagccTACTGTAGTTTCGGTCTTGTTTCAGCTCTTATGTGACTTTTCTCTTAGGTATGATGATTCTGTGTTCTTTATGATAGGTCGTGGCCTGTTGCGTTTCACTAGTGTGGTAATGCACTTACCACCATGTCCTTTACTGTCGTACTCTTGCTAGTTCTGTTTTAGAAACTGGTCAGGTCTGTTCCTTGACAAGGAAAGGAGGAATATAGTATGTCTGCAGCTTACATGTAAAGGGAAACCATCACTGTTTTCAACGTTGTCTCTATATACAGTATATGTTCTagggacagaaaaaaagaagcagcACGGTCGACTCACTATAAGACTTTGGAGACTGGGTGCTGGATCCTGAATACAGTAAAACAGACGCCCTTCGTCAGCATgtattctgttcagaatacactGCGAAGAAGGGCGCCTTACCCAAAATGTCCGTGTGGCAACATTCAAAGTTCAAATTGGAGTGCTGCCCTAGTCTTGTCTTTCTGTGTTCTAGGGACAACACTCCATTAGCAACCATAATACTGAACAGTCTGTGTCTTTGAAACGCCACTGAAGTGGTCCGTTGGTGATGTCACTGACGACTTATCGACAGGAAAAACGTACTTCCTGGCTTATCAATAGGCTGCACTGTAAACTAAAATGTGAATATCAATGCTACATAAAAAATGTGTAGTATAGCATTGTTATTTACATTTTCTTATACAGTGTAGCCTATCGGGAAACCATGAAGCatgtctctatgcatgctcagtaatccaggtaaggaaatcacagaaaggtgaatcagttcatctggacacaacgtttattgagagaaacgtttcatcacataTCTacgtgacctcctcagtctcagctgactgcaggtatccccacccgtataaacaatacagtggcataacgaccgaaaacaacgatcggtttcggtgatgaaacgtttctctcactaaacgttgtgtcttgatgaactgattcacctttctgtgatcgtTAAGTAAGCGCACACTTTTACACACAATTGCGGTATATTTCAGAGACAACATGAGTGAATTCGTGATTGTTTCCTTTTAACTCTTATTTCATCCTCCTTGTCAAGTAAGAATAGATTTTTACTCTATGACAGCATGACAAGATTGTAAAGGCCTTTTTTGCGGCCTTGTCAGGATTCATCTATTGTACTCGTTGCTAAATTGccctctccctcttttcttcCCGCAGGCTCTGAGGGTATCGATggaggaacagagacagagacaggaggatGAGGCTCGCAGGGCCGCTGTCGTGTCGGCTGCTGAGGCTGGGGTTCCCTCTCCTACGACAGATGGTGAGAATCTCTGCATTTTCTTACCATACATACCAACTTCCTTTCTTCACTTTATGCACAATGGACGGATATATCACAATAAGTAAATTGACCCATCTTGCTATCTCCAttcgttgtttttctttttctttttttccacttgcAGAGTCTGAGGATGCCCTGTTAAAGATGGCCACCCCCCAGGTGGCCACAGCCACGCCTGCTCTGCCTGACTTCAGCCGCATGACAGAGGATGAACAAATAGCCTACGCTCTGCAGATGTCCATGCAGGGTGCAGGGGGAGGTTGGAGAGCGATACCTATTTTGACTTTTTTTATTCTGACCACAATCTGTAGCAAATCAAGAAGACATTCATACGCACCTATTTCACTATGCTTCACATGCTTTTCTCACACATTTTGTTCTGATTGTCCCCGGCAGAGTTTGAAGGTGAGGAAATGGACACAGGTGCTGACATAGACTCCGGTGAGGCTAAGGTAAGGAGAAACTACAAGTTCTTATTTGTTATTGTAGGGAACCCAGTCAACGGACTCGTCAGTAGTTTACTGATGAGAAATGCACTAACTACATCATCGTCAAATGTGTTTAGGATGAGGAGGACTATGACGTCATGCAGGATCCGGAGTTCCTACAGAGTGTCTTGGAGAACCTCCCTGGAGTTGACCCCAACAATGAGGCCATCCGCAATGCTATGGGTTCTCTGGCCTCCCAGACAGGCTCAAAACCTGAGGCCAAGAAGGATGAGGAaaagaagaagtaaacatccaaagAGTGGAACGCAGCACATACAATAAAGGACtaaggcccaatttatactccaaatgtcggctaggaGACAGACGTCTCTCCACAATGTTGACGTCACGAGAGACagtttttgtgtctcccagggccgtcgtgtacacgacacattttcttatgtcgcagactcgcgcgcattatgtcgcttagctgtgattggacagttggattgaagggacgaggtgttccgagcgttgccatggttttgcttgagagcgttGTTTTCTCGCTACTGTTTACAGCACAGCGCGTGACGCGAAACGTCTCCATAGATACCAGGGGACAGTCAGCGCGACAAGCATCAATGCAACaactcgagagacactttttcgtctgccgggagacatttggagcataaatcgGGCTTAACGATAAACGACTCAGAAATGCACTGTATGGCTTGTTAAAAGTTTTGCTGCCCTACACCCAAGGCACCCTGCTATTCACCTGATGATGATAACGGAACCTTTCAGATGGCCGTGTATAACAGCTGTAACCTTATGACCTCTAcccttttgaatttccattgaggctgatgttggttttttttttttgctcacttCTCTTTGTTTCATCAGTTTGTTGACTTTCACTTATCTACCCAGAAACACTGGGCGGATGATATTATCCTTAATAAATCTGAATATTACACAGTGGCACTTGGTGGAGTCTCAGAAATGTTGCCCCTGTGGGGGCCTAATTGTTGATCCTTTCCAGTCACATGGCTCCAAAATAACTTTAGAAGCAAGTTAGGGGTTCTTCAAGTTGCATCGAAATCATTCAGCTGTCAAGTGCATTTTACTACACACACAGGCGGTGGCCGGAAGTCCCAGGACGCGGCCTCGAACTTGGGAGCTATTGCGCAGGGACCGCAGCCTCACGCGCAGCGCGACAGGGGCGCGCGTGGTTCTCGGCAGGAACTACGTCACGGCTCGACGTAAAACGCGACGCGTGGTGACGACAAACTCCTGCGTCGGAAAATCAACCCGGGCGCTCCGGCGGGTCGACGGAAACAAGGTGGCGCTTCGCTGAACGCAGCGGCCGGTGTGAGAGACAGACCGCGGTTCGAATCGCGTCAGCCGAGCGCGGCGCGGATTTGGCCGTTTTGCTCACTCGGGTAAACGGACGCGACGACGAGCCGCCTTGGAGGTGGCCCGGCTAACGTTAGCCGGGCCAAGCTAACTAGCGCGCTAGCCGTTAGCAAAGATGTCCCTGCTGCGTCAACGTGTCAACGGAGTTGGACGTGAGATGCCGTTTGCCGACGTTAGCTTACTCTGATTACTttgtttggttgttgttgttttgttgcccGCTTCTGGTTGTGCCCAGGTTACGTGTGGAGCAGATAGTTACCCGCCTTGTCCACCTGGGGTGTCTAGTTAAGCGGAATGGAGCACTTGGCGAGCCCGTCGGAGGGGAGCTGAGCTTTGCTAACGTTAACTCCGGCCTCACGATGCTGCGATGCGGCGTTAGCTTGGCGGTTTGTTCCCTGGCCTCCGTTTTCACCTAGCAACTTCGGCGAGCCTGTGTCCCCTCGGGTTTTGACCCTTTTGCCGGGAATGGGGGATATGAAGACCCCAGATTTTGATGATTTGCTGGCAGCTTTTGACATTCCTGACATTGATGCCAAAGAGGCCATACAGTCCAGTCCGGAAGAAGAGGGCCATGGAGGGCACAATGGAGGAGACGGCACCAGAGAGATGGGAGGACCCTCTTGTTTCCCCTGCTCGCCTCTCCCTCAGGGTGACCATCCGGCTGTGAGTGTAATTGTAAGGAACAGTGTGCGGCATGAGTCTTATGGAGAGGGGGACAATTCTGTCAGTGAGGATGCCAACAACTCTACGGACGATGCTGAGAGTTTCTCCAACAGTGGCGTTGTCCCAAAGGATGAGGCCGAAATAACTTGTAAAGAAACCTTTGAGCCCCAGATGCATGATAGGTTTCAGTTTTCGGTGCCCAGAGTTGAGGGACAAACCAATGGAGAACTGTGGCCCCGTCGTTCTCCGCTGAGCTCCTCGCCCACCTCTAGTGAGCAAGGAGCCAAAGAAGTAGCTGATGCTGGATCAGCGAGCCATACGGCTGACGTGATGAGCACGCTGAGGCCCCTCCTCTATCCCCAGTCCTCAGCCAGTGCTACTCCCCCTGTACCATTCACTCCCTCCTTATCATCTCCACCCTCCTGTCATTCTGTCAGCCAACAACCTCCTCCTTCTCCCCAACCCATTCAGAAGGAAGAGACCAGTAGCCCCTATAGCCCACCATCCTCCCCGCCTGCCCTCAATGGGAGTATGAGAGGCGAGGTACGGCACATCAGTGAATCAGAGGAAGAAGATTCGGAGCCTGATTTGGGAAGCCCGCTGGTGATACAGGAAAGCCCAGAATCTCTGATGTCGCCCTCCTCCAGTATTCCACAGGGATGTGAAGTGTCCACTGAACTTCTCGGCTCACTTCAGACCTCCCCTAGTTGCCTCCTTGgcgctcctcctctctcttcctcacctgcTTTCTTTAAACCTAAACCCCGTCCCAATGAGGAGGTGCCCTCCACTCCTAGTTCTACCCCCACAGCACCAGAGCTGAAGGTCCCCCAATCCTGCCCCTCCTCCAGTCTGACACAGTGCACCTCAGCCAAAGAGGAGAAGTATCCAGAACACGTGATTGAAGAGAGGGACTCTCCCGAGAGCCCGCCGCCTGATCAGACAGGCTTTGCCATGCCAAGGAAAAGCCTCAGCCCAGCTCCAGCATCGGCCCCAGCTTTTACCTCCAACCACAAGGACCCTATTGACCAAGCGGAGCCCATGGAGAATGAGCCTAGTCAACAGTGCGTGTTAGGGGAGGTCAGTGAAGCGGGGGGTGAAAAAATGGAGGTTGGAGATGGAGGAAAAGCCGACAAGGAGAACTCTGGCACCGGCTCACCGTCTGTTGATGCCACGTGTGACAGTGCTGCAGAGGCAGGTTTGCCCTTATCCCGTTTACTCAAGGTCAAAATCAAAATGGTCAAAACGCCTACAGGGAGTATCACGGGGACTGTGACCGGAGTTCCCCCTAAAAACGCTGGAGGGGTCCCTTCTGAAACAGTGGATGGTTCCAAACTTCCACCAGGAAATCATAACATTGTGAGCAGGCCCAAGAGGGATGCGTCCCAGAAACGCACACCAAACAGCACTGAAACGTTACCCCCAGGACCAAGGCTCCAGGATGCCAGCGCTGCAATGTTAACGGCCGCCAGCAAGCTAAAAAACAAAACGGCAATAGACGCCAAGCTCCAAGTCTCACCCACAGCTGTCAGCATCACCAAAGCTGCAGCCCTGCCGTCCATCTCCTCTTCCAGAATCAGTACCGAGGGGGTTGGCATGTGTGGCCCCGGCCAGAAAactctaatcagtggggtgaccgtGACCTCACTGACTCCTCCGCTCCCTCCCCATGGCAGCAGGCTAGCCTCCATAGTTAACAACACGGGGTCAATCATATCCAAGAGTCAGTCCAACCTGGTGGAAGCCTTCAACAAGATTCTCAACAGCAAAAACCTGCTGCCTAGCTATAAGCCAGACCTCAGCTCTCCACTTCCTGCGGAGTGGGGTTTGCCCCTGCCTGCACAGGTAATAACATATTTGATAATAATTTGTCATTTATTTGCCTTAATGGTTTTCTAAAATGAAGTTGCAATAAACAAAATATTGCAGAAACAAGGTTATTCAAGAAGAGATTTTTACAAGGTTACACAAAATGAGGACCTTGGCACAAGCAAGGATGCTTTTTGGACCGTGGCTAGGTTAAAGGGTGACTGAGCAGTAGGGAATATGAAGCCTTGTAAGGTCATAGGGTCAGGATAAGGGTTAAGGGCGGCTCGAGATGAGTTTTACTGCTTATTGTATGCTCTTGCCAGGAACTCTCAATAGATGTGATGTGGATCCCACGCAGTTTTTTTCTCACATTGTGATATGTTACGTGCACACATTCCAATCAAATGCTAAAATCCAACAGGGTTACCGTTGTTTAGAGTGTGGTGATGCCTTTGCTCTGGAGAGGAGCCTCGCACGGCACTACGACCGGCGCTCGCTGAGGATCGAGGTGACCTGTAACCACTGTGCCAAGAGGTTGGTCTTCTTCAACAAGTGCAGCCTACTTTTGCATGCCAGGGAGCACAAAGAAAAAGGCCTCATCATGCAGTGTTCCCACCTGGTCATGAAACCTGTATCTGTGGAGCAGATGGTGGGCCAACAGGAGCCTACACCCGTTGGTTAGTGAACATTGTTTCCGTCACCGAACCATGTTTTTCATATGCatttcaatttttattttttattttgagcaTGACCGATGAGTAGTGAAAGTATCACTTCCCTCTTTAAAACGCAGGCCCTTTCTGAGCTTTCTGGTATCTTGATGTAAGTGGGCCACGTGGGCTCAAGCTGTGGTAGCAGTGTCCCGAGTTTGGGTCCTGTTCAGGCCCTTTACTGCATGTCCTTCCACTCTTTTAACATTGCTCGTCTTTGTTGtcattctctttctttctcttggttCTGCCCTCCCCTCAGctgtgctctctccctctctcctgtcctCAGCCGGGGCGCCATCATCGTCTGCACTAAACACGGCCGTTGCCAACCCGGCGCCACAGCTGCAGCAAGCAACAACCGGCAAGAAGGCAGAGCCAGTGCAATACAAGAATAATACATGTCCCGAGTGTCTGGTTCAGTTCTGCAGCAAAGAAGAGGTTGCTGCTCACTTCCAAGAAGTGAAACCAGCACAGAGCACCGTGAGTcttgtactggtgtgtgtgtgtgtgtgtgtgtgtgtgtgtgtgtgtgtgtgtaagagagaacgaaactgacagacacagagacTCATTCATTCAGGCAagcgatcttttttttttttttaattaaacttGCCACTTTGGGTGGTTCGTAGTATTGGTGGTCTTTGGTTCACAGCCATTCTGAGTGGTGTTTGCttgctctccccgtctctctgctGGTTTCCTCCTGGTCCACTAGTTTCCTTACACGTTTGAAAGcagtgcaggtcaggtgaatgtgAAACATGTCTGTGTTCTGTGATCTACTGCCAAATGCTTGCTGGGATAGGATTTCAGCCAACCTGTAATCCTTAGCCTGatatagagagtgaatgaagacatgaatgaatgatttatttattGTAAATTATTGACGATGAACAGCCGTCCGGCTGAGTCTCCGAACTGACTCCCACCCACACCTCTTCTCCCTCTGTCCATCCAGCAGTGCACCGAGTGCTCTCCTCCCATGCTCCTTCCCAACAGCTGCAGCTCAGCGGCTCACCAGCGCATCCACAAAGCCTGCCCACCCCACGTGTGTCCCGAGTGCGGGGGGATTTCCAAACAGCCGGGCTTCCAGACCCACCTGGACGAGGCCTGTTTGCACTTTGCACGGCGCATTGGATATAGGTTCCTGTTTTCCCCACTTGTGTCGATCAAGGCAAAATAAATATTCAGGGGAAATAAAATGCAGTTGTCGTGCATACTGAAAGGTCATGTCTTTTACCTTGTCCCCCTCTTTCTTGTTTCCTGTCCGTCTCCCTCCCTCCAGGTGTTCCAGTTGTCAGGTGGTGTTTGGAGGACT is a window of Lampris incognitus isolate fLamInc1 chromosome 9, fLamInc1.hap2, whole genome shotgun sequence DNA encoding:
- the znf687a gene encoding zinc finger protein 687a isoform X1, whose amino-acid sequence is MGDMKTPDFDDLLAAFDIPDIDAKEAIQSSPEEEGHGGHNGGDGTREMGGPSCFPCSPLPQGDHPAVSVIVRNSVRHESYGEGDNSVSEDANNSTDDAESFSNSGVVPKDEAEITCKETFEPQMHDRFQFSVPRVEGQTNGELWPRRSPLSSSPTSSEQGAKEVADAGSASHTADVMSTLRPLLYPQSSASATPPVPFTPSLSSPPSCHSVSQQPPPSPQPIQKEETSSPYSPPSSPPALNGSMRGEVRHISESEEEDSEPDLGSPLVIQESPESLMSPSSSIPQGCEVSTELLGSLQTSPSCLLGAPPLSSSPAFFKPKPRPNEEVPSTPSSTPTAPELKVPQSCPSSSLTQCTSAKEEKYPEHVIEERDSPESPPPDQTGFAMPRKSLSPAPASAPAFTSNHKDPIDQAEPMENEPSQQCVLGEVSEAGGEKMEVGDGGKADKENSGTGSPSVDATCDSAAEAGLPLSRLLKVKIKMVKTPTGSITGTVTGVPPKNAGGVPSETVDGSKLPPGNHNIVSRPKRDASQKRTPNSTETLPPGPRLQDASAAMLTAASKLKNKTAIDAKLQVSPTAVSITKAAALPSISSSRISTEGVGMCGPGQKTLISGVTVTSLTPPLPPHGSRLASIVNNTGSIISKSQSNLVEAFNKILNSKNLLPSYKPDLSSPLPAEWGLPLPAQGYRCLECGDAFALERSLARHYDRRSLRIEVTCNHCAKRLVFFNKCSLLLHAREHKEKGLIMQCSHLVMKPVSVEQMVGQQEPTPVAVLSPSLLSSAGAPSSSALNTAVANPAPQLQQATTGKKAEPVQYKNNTCPECLVQFCSKEEVAAHFQEVKPAQSTQCTECSPPMLLPNSCSSAAHQRIHKACPPHVCPECGGISKQPGFQTHLDEACLHFARRIGYRCSSCQVVFGGLNSVKSHIQVAHCDTFHKCPSCPMAFKSAASTQNHITTQHPTLTGGQAKMIYKCVMCDTVFTQNSQLYVHFDIHLANQKVHVFKCPECTKLFSQRNSLMDHMKCAHKAPLSKQDLPSPAPPATSSRSQSSTKPESSDGEDQEGEEKGKVNGERTATTSGWKCASCRTHYTDREAFVTHMAEQHGKIMKKFPCNKCESSFTTTSSLRRHIRVKHKGIKRGYHCQFCTDSDKTFNSRVMLERHIQLRHSMEAASQDAPQAGSGLDEVDSSSEHDSGPGSQQKRKGAVKAARDGNFSDRVRPAKKTRLSSSAPAPSSLPESGFRCAPCGFTTEDQAAFLEHIPQHRTEGTAGRGVQCLQCGACFTSLSSLSRHRFITHKVRVAPADGKLSLTSQPAPSPGGSENYDDTNPRGGFPPVLLSSRPSAPHDKEGEGRLDCKVCGKHFEKTTDLNTHFRTHGMAFINTRNSGKAT